The genomic region AGAAATGTTGTTGGATATCAAAAAAAAAACAGTCGATATGCAATTAAATTTTGATGATTCTTTGGAAGAACCAATCGTTCTTCCTACACGAATCCCCAATCTTTTAATTAATGGTTCTTCTGGTATTGCAGTTGGAATGGCTACTAACATCCCTCCTCATAATTTAAAAGAAACTATAAATGCTATTTGTGCTTATATAGATAACAATGACTTATCTATCGAAAAAATTATGAAGTATATAAAAGCCCCTGATTTTCCTACAGGTGGAATTATTTATGGATATGATGGAGTAAAAAACGCTTTTCATACCGGTAAAGGACGTATTATTTTACGTGCTAAAGTTCATTTAGAAGAAATTCATGGTAGACAATGTATTATTGTAGATGAAATTCCTTATCAGGTCAATAAAGCGGAAATGATTACGAGGACTATAGAATTAATGAAGGAAGGAAAAATGGAAGGTATTTATCAAATTCGTGACGAATCGGATAGAAATGGACTACGTATTGTTTACATTTTAAAACAAAATACAAACTCTAATATATTATTGAATAAATTGTTTCAGTACACTTCTTTACAAACTTATTTTAATGTCAATAATATAGCATTAGTTAACGGAAAACCAGTTCAATTAAATATAAAAAGTTTTATTCGATATTTTGTTGATCATAGACACGATGTTATTATTCGTCGTACTAAATATGAACTCAATAAGTGTCAAGATCGTGTTCATATTCTGTTGGGATTTTTGAAAATATTAGATCATTTAGATATTATGATTCAATTAATTCAAAAATCTCAAAATCATTTTGATGCTTGTGAAAAATTGATTCAAAAATTTCAAATATCGAAAAATCAATCTAAGTCCATATTAGATATGAAATTGCAAAGCCTTACTTCTTTAGAAATCAATAAAATTAAAAAAGAATATGATGAACTTGTTAAAAAAATAGATTTTTTAAAAAATGTTTTGGAAACACATTCAACAAGAACTCAAATTATTAAAGAAGAACTTTTAGATATCAAAAAAAAGTATCAAGATGAACGTCGTACACAAATTGATTATTCAGGAAATAAAGTCAACATAGAAGATCTTATTGAAAATGAGCAAGTCGTTCTTACAATTTCCCATGCTGGTTATATTAAAAGAACTTCTTTATCAGAATATAAACGTCAAGGAAGAGGAGGGGTAGGAAATCGAGGAGCAACTGCAAGAGAATCAGATTTTTTTAATCATTTACTTGTAGCAACAAATCATCAATATTTGCTTTTTTTTACAGAAAAAGGAAAATGTTTTTGGTTAAGAGTCTATGAAATACCAGAAGGATCTAAAATATCTAAAGGAAGAGCAATACAAAACATTATTCATCTTCAACAAGATGATAAAGTCAATGCTTATATATTAACAGGAGATCTAACTAATAAAAAATATGTAAAAGATTATTATGTGATGATGATTACGAAAAAAGGGATTATAAAAAAAACATCTTTAGAAAATTATTCTCGTCCTAGAAAATATGGGATCAATGCTATTGTTATTCGAAAAGGAGATTCTTTATTAGAAGCTATTTTAACTAAGGGAAATAGTCATGTTTTTATTGCTGTAAAAAGTGGTCGAATTATTCGATTTTCAGAAAATAAAATCCGTTCGACTGGAAGAACTTCTTCTGGGGTTATAGGTATTAATACAAATAATCATCAAGATATGGTTATTGGAATGATATGTGTAGATATAGAAGGAAAAGAAAAAGGATATTTATTAGTAGTTTCTGAAAAAGGATTTGGGAAAAGATCTCATATAAAAGATTATCGTATTACCAATCGTGGGGGGAAAGGAATTAAAACAATAAATATAACTCAAAAAACAGGTAGCTTAATTTCCATTAAATATGTAACAGATCAAGATGATTTGATGATTATTAAAAAATCAGGTATTATTATACGTATTTCCATATCGGATATAAGAGTTATGGGAAGAACGACTCAAGGAGTTAGATTAATCAATTTGAAAAAAAATGATGTTATAGCTGACGTCGCAAAGGTTTACAAACCTATTATGGATTTTCATTAAAATCTCGTAATATATTGATACATTCTGCTATATAAAAATCTTTATTCATATTCTTTTTCCATTCTTCTTGTTCCTCTAATTCTTTTGTATTAAAAATAATTTTGTAATGATTCGTGAAAACTTTTTTTCCACATATTTTCAATATATTTCTTAATTTTATAATATTTTGATTTATTCTTTTTGTTTTTAAATTTTCATAATAAAATTCTTCCCAATTTAAAGAAAATCGTTTTTCATTCGAAAATTTATTTTCTAATCTTTCTAATGATTGTATTATTTTATAAATGTTTATGAAATTTTTATTTTCTTTCAAACGTTTGATGCTCTTATGTTTAATATTTTCTAAATATAAATTTTTATAATAATCATAAATATCAGGAACAGGGGCCGTATAATCCCATTTCATAGGATAAATTTGATTTTTTTCCATATATTTTAAAAATATATTTTTCATATGACTCGGAATGACTATATCGGATTTTACTCCTTTTAATTGAGTGGAACTTCCATTTACACGATAAAATTTATTGATGGTAAATTTTAAAGCACCTAATTCTTCATTAGAAAATAAAAATCGGTTTAATGGATAAATGGTTTGTACAGTTCCTTTTCCATATGTTTGATGACTTCCAACTATAATTCCTCTTTTATAATCTGCTATAGAAGCCGCGAGAATTTCAGAAGCAGAAGCAGATAATTCGTTCACAAGAATGACAAGAGGACCTGTCCATAAAATTTTATTTTCATAACTTTTGAGTATCTTTTTTTTTTTGTTCGATTTACCTATTTGTACAATAGGAACTTTTCCTAAAAAAAAACCAGCTATTTCTATGACCGTATCTAAAGATCCTCCTCCATTATTTCTTATATCGATCAGAATTCCTTTCACATTTTCTTTTTTCAGTTCTTGAATAATTTTTTTTATATCTTTAGCTGCATTTTTACCATTTTTATTTTTAGGATTAAAATAAAATTCTGGTAAACATATATAACCATATTTATTTTTGTTTTCATCCAAAATTATGGCGCTTTTTGCAAAAATTTCTTTTTTTTCAATTATATCTCTAGTGAGAATTACTTCTTCTATCGATCCATTTTTCTTTTGAAGAGTTAGTCTAACTTGACTTCCTTTTTTTCCTCTTATTAAATGAATCGAATTTTCTAATAACATACCTACAACATTTTTAGATTCTGAGTTAGCATTTTTTGCTATTCGTATAATTTTATCTCCTATTTCTATTTTTTTGTTTTTCCATGCAGGACCGCCTACAATGAGTTTTACTACGGTAGGATATCCTTTATCATCTTGTAATTCAACACCAATTCCTTCTGTTTGTCCAGATATGTTTAAATCAAAAATTTCTTTTTCTTTAGGAGAAAAAAAATTAGTGTGAGGATCATATTGAGAAGTTATAGTATTGACATATATAGAAAACCAATCTTGTTCTTTTTTTATTTTTAATTTTCTAAAATATTCCTGAATATATTCTTTTACTTTTTCTCTGGATTTTTTTTCGTTGTTAATAAATATATTTTTCCAAATTTTTTTGGGGTTTTTGGAGGTTATTTTTTTGGGGTTTTTATAGGTTATTATTTCTATTAATGTTAAATATTTTAAGTATTTTCTCCATTTTTCAGTCCATTCTTTTTTATTTTTAGGATAAAAAGAATTCTTTTTTTCAATAAAAAATATTTCTTTTTTATTAAAATCAAAAGATTTTTTTAAGATATGGAAGCATATAGATTCTGCTTCTTCTATCCTTTGAAAAAAACGTTTTATAATAATATTAAAAAAAATAGGATTTCCATGAATCCAAAAATCGTCTATTTGTTCTTTATATAAAGAAAAATCTTCTACATCTTTTTGTAAAAAAAAGCGTTTTTGATTATCTAATTTTTCAAAATACTTGTTATATACTTTTTGTGAAAAATTATTATCTATAGAAATAGGATTTATGTGTAAAAAGTAAAGTGTTTTATATGTTGTTTTGAGTATTAAACGATGTTTTTCTTGTTCTCCTAATGGAGAACAAAAACTTAATGAAAAAATAAATAAGAAACCAATTATTATGGACTTAATATTATTCAATTTTTTTATTTTAAAATTCACTATTATGTTGATATTTAAAAAATATCAGTAAAATTATATAATATCTTTTTATATAAATATAATGAATCCAAAACCAATTATTTTAGTCACAAATGATGATGGAATCGTAGCTCCAGGTATTAGGGCTCTTATTCATTTTATGAATTTTTTAGGAGATGTATATGTAGTAGCTCCAGATAAACCTCAATCTGGAGTGGGACATGCAATCACAATGAATACGATATTGTATTGTGATTCGGTAAAAATAGATAATGGAAATCAAAAAGAATGGGAATGTTCTGGAACTCCGGTTGATT from Blattabacterium cuenoti harbors:
- a CDS encoding carboxy terminal-processing peptidase yields the protein MNFKIKKLNNIKSIIIGFLFIFSLSFCSPLGEQEKHRLILKTTYKTLYFLHINPISIDNNFSQKVYNKYFEKLDNQKRFFLQKDVEDFSLYKEQIDDFWIHGNPIFFNIIIKRFFQRIEEAESICFHILKKSFDFNKKEIFFIEKKNSFYPKNKKEWTEKWRKYLKYLTLIEIITYKNPKKITSKNPKKIWKNIFINNEKKSREKVKEYIQEYFRKLKIKKEQDWFSIYVNTITSQYDPHTNFFSPKEKEIFDLNISGQTEGIGVELQDDKGYPTVVKLIVGGPAWKNKKIEIGDKIIRIAKNANSESKNVVGMLLENSIHLIRGKKGSQVRLTLQKKNGSIEEVILTRDIIEKKEIFAKSAIILDENKNKYGYICLPEFYFNPKNKNGKNAAKDIKKIIQELKKENVKGILIDIRNNGGGSLDTVIEIAGFFLGKVPIVQIGKSNKKKKILKSYENKILWTGPLVILVNELSASASEILAASIADYKRGIIVGSHQTYGKGTVQTIYPLNRFLFSNEELGALKFTINKFYRVNGSSTQLKGVKSDIVIPSHMKNIFLKYMEKNQIYPMKWDYTAPVPDIYDYYKNLYLENIKHKSIKRLKENKNFINIYKIIQSLERLENKFSNEKRFSLNWEEFYYENLKTKRINQNIIKLRNILKICGKKVFTNHYKIIFNTKELEEQEEWKKNMNKDFYIAECINILRDFNENP
- the gyrA gene encoding DNA gyrase subunit A; its protein translation is MNESEGEKLISINIEDEMKSSYIDYSMSVIVSRALPDVRDGLKPVHRRVLYGMYQLGILYNSSYKKSARIVGEVLGKYHPHGDISVYDTMVRMTQKWTLRYPLIDGQGNFGSLDADPPAAMRYTEVRMKRISEEMLLDIKKKTVDMQLNFDDSLEEPIVLPTRIPNLLINGSSGIAVGMATNIPPHNLKETINAICAYIDNNDLSIEKIMKYIKAPDFPTGGIIYGYDGVKNAFHTGKGRIILRAKVHLEEIHGRQCIIVDEIPYQVNKAEMITRTIELMKEGKMEGIYQIRDESDRNGLRIVYILKQNTNSNILLNKLFQYTSLQTYFNVNNIALVNGKPVQLNIKSFIRYFVDHRHDVIIRRTKYELNKCQDRVHILLGFLKILDHLDIMIQLIQKSQNHFDACEKLIQKFQISKNQSKSILDMKLQSLTSLEINKIKKEYDELVKKIDFLKNVLETHSTRTQIIKEELLDIKKKYQDERRTQIDYSGNKVNIEDLIENEQVVLTISHAGYIKRTSLSEYKRQGRGGVGNRGATARESDFFNHLLVATNHQYLLFFTEKGKCFWLRVYEIPEGSKISKGRAIQNIIHLQQDDKVNAYILTGDLTNKKYVKDYYVMMITKKGIIKKTSLENYSRPRKYGINAIVIRKGDSLLEAILTKGNSHVFIAVKSGRIIRFSENKIRSTGRTSSGVIGINTNNHQDMVIGMICVDIEGKEKGYLLVVSEKGFGKRSHIKDYRITNRGGKGIKTINITQKTGSLISIKYVTDQDDLMIIKKSGIIIRISISDIRVMGRTTQGVRLINLKKNDVIADVAKVYKPIMDFH